ACTCTGCACGGTACCCTTTCCATGGGTGCTGTGGTCGCCGACGATCAGCCCGCGGCGGTAGTCCTGAATTGCACCGGCGAGTATTTCGCTGGCACTGGCGCTGAATTTACTGATGAGCACGATGAGCGGACCGCGCCAGGCGACGCTGGTGTCCTCGTCGTCGTAAACCATCACCCGACCTGCCGAATCCTTCACCTGGACGATGGGACCACTTTCGATGAACAGGCCGGTGAGGTTGATGGCTTCCTGGAGCGAGCCGCCGCCGTTTCGCCGGAGATCCAGAATGACGCCATCCACGCCCTGCTGGGTGAAGGAGTCGAGGATGCGCCGCACATCTCGCGTGGTGCTGCGGAATTCAGGGATGCCCAGCCGGGCACCGCTCATATCCATATAGAAGCTGGGCAGGTCGATCACTCCGATGCGGTACGGTTTGCCGTCCGGCTTTTGCCCCACTTCGAAGACCTGTCCCTTGGCCTCGCTGTCTTTGAGTTCAATTTTTTCACGGGTGATGGTGATGATTCGTTTGGGACTGCCGTCGGCAGGGAGTACTTCCAGCCGGACCACCGTGCCCCGTTTTCCGCGGATGAGCTGAACAACATCGGAAAGTTTCATATCGACGACGTCCACGATTTCGCCGTCTTCGCCCTGTCCCACGCCGATGATTTTGTCATCGACTTTGAGGCGACCATCTTTTGCCGCCGCTCCTCCCGGGATGATGCGTTTCACCACGACATAGCCGTCTTCCGACTGGAGGGCCGCCCCGATGCCTTCCAGCTCGAGTTTCATGGTGATGTCGAAGTTTTCCAGCGTCTCGGGGGACATGTAACTGGTGTGGGGATCATAAGCCTCGCAGATGGCCGACAGATAGGTCTCGAGGAGTTCGTCCTCGTCAGTCTGGTGGATTCGCTTGGCGAAGCTCGTGTAACGGCGCTGAAGCTTTTCGATGGCTGCCGGTCCGCTCGTCTCTTTGTCCGCCTTGAGAACGAGCAAATCAAGCTTGATCCGTTTCCGCCAGCGGTCATGGGCCTCCGCGGGCGTTTTGGGATAGGTCAGAAGATCGGGATCGCGGATGATCTCCTCGTCCTGGGTGAAATCGAGAGGCTGCTGGAGGATTTCCAGGGCGGTGGCCACCCGCTCGTCCACCCGTTTGAGGAATACGGAAAAGATTTCATAAGCCGGGCTGATGTCTCCACTCTTAAGCAGCGTTGCCCACTGGTCCTGTTTCTCGGCGAAGCGATCCACATCAGATTGATAGAAATAGAGTTTCATGGGGTCGAGGGACTTGAGGAACAATTTGAACGCCCGCCGCGAAATTTCCTCGTCCAGAGGATGTTTGGTGAGATGCCCCTGGGGAAGCCGGATGGCAATCGTCCGTGCGATGTAGCGGTCCTGGGCACGTGGCCCGGCGGGGTCTCCACAGGCGGAAATGCTGCTGACAAGGACAAGAAGTCCAGTCCAAAGAAGGATGAGGGGCACCCTCGAGTAAGAGCGTTGGGACAATCTCATCGCTGGAATCCAAAACAAAAGGGGAAACTTTACCATCCGGTCCGGCGTATGCGTTAGCCCGACCAACTGTCCACTCATCAACAATACACCTTTGCTGACCTAATTTTAACCCGGTTGATCCAATCGGGGGAGTGTAAAAAACACAGCGGCAGGACGGTGAAAGGCCGCGTTGGGGTGCCTCTTTACCGCGATTGTGAGTGGCTCATCCCCCTTGATAGCCCGCCGAAGTCTGTCCCGGCAGACCGGGCGATAATTTGCGGATATCGCGCCCAAAACCCGCCGAATTCCGTGAAATCGTAGCATTGGGGACGGGATTTCACAAGGTGAAAGTTGCCGCCCCGCGGACGTCCTTTTCACGTCCGCCTGCCGGAGGGACCCGCCCGTCGGGTCTGATGAACACCGATTGATGACCCATCCCTCCTCGCCGGGCACGACAAGCGTGCCCCTCCGACGTTTCGGAGGGACGTGCTTGTCACGTCCGCCTCTCGGAGGGACCTTTTCCGGAGGGACCCGCTCGTCGGGTCCGCTTTTCGACGTTGGATCATCCATTGCCTTTCACCGCGGACTGAAGTCCCACGTGGAAAGCGGGGCTAAAGCCCCGCACTCCATGGAGTGCGGCGATTTATCATGGAGTGCGGCGATTTATCGCCGCTTTCTGGTGAAGGCTTTAGCCTTCACAATCTCACCGTTGGTCGAGATATCAACTGAGTAGCGGTCGGGGCGGAACCCGAGCCTCCAATCCATCCAATGGAAGGACAAGTTCCAGGGCGTCCATTCATGAGTTGTCAGGTCCATCTTCCGGAGGGACCCGCTTGTCGGGTCCGCTCGCGCACGTTCGATCATCCATTCGCTTTCGCCGGGCACGACAAGCGTGCCCCTCCGACCTTTCGGAGGGACGTGCTTGTCACGTCCGCCTCTCGGAGGGACCTTTTCCGGAGGGCCCCGCTCGTTTGGTCCGCTCGCGCACGTTCGATCATCCATTCGCTTTCACCGGGCACGACAAGCGTGCCCCTCCGACCTTTCGGAGGGACGTGCTTGTCACGTCCGCCTGCCGGAGGGACCTTTTCCGGAGGGACCCGCTCGTCGGGTCCGCTTTTCGACGTTGGATCATCCATTGCCTTTCACCGGGGACTGAAGTCCCGCGCCGAAAGCGGGGCTAAAGCCCCGCACTCCACGTATCGACGACCCGGTTCCACGCCAGCCACGCCACCGGCACGGGCAATTCATGAATTGCTTCTACCGACACATTGGGCCCGTGCCATCCGAAAAGTGGAAATGAGGCAACCTCCTGCCCACTTGTCAGAGTGGGCCAAACCGGCGAAGATAAGGGTTTTCGGCCAACCATGTGCGAGGCATCTCCCCTCACGCCACGAGTGATTGCCCAATGAGTCTTTAGAGAGAGGCTTCGCGGTTGGGCACTCCGGAGCAGGACAAAGGAGACCGACTACCATGCGCCGTCCATTTGTTGCAGGCAACTGGAAGATGCATATGGACCGAGCTTCTGCCGTCGCGCTGGCTGAAGCCGTGGCGGAAGGGGCCGGGGCCTACCCTGGCGTGGACGTCGCGGTTTGTCCTCCGTTCGTTTATCTCGAGGCGGTGGCGCAGGCCCTGGTGGGAAGCCCGGTCGCCCTCGGAGCGCAGAACCTTTATCCCGAACCCAAGGGCGCCTACACCGGCGAGATCAGCGGGCCCATGCTCAAAGATATGGGTTGCCGGTATGTGATCCTCGGGCACAGCGAACGCCGGGCGATGGGCGAGTCGAGCGAATTCGTGAACGAAAAGGTGTTTGCCGCCCTGGAGTGTGGGCTGCAACCCATCATCTGTGTGGGGGAAACGCTCCGGCAGAGAAAAGAAGGCAAGACCCTCGCGGTGGTCCGGCGTCAAATTGATGGCAGCCTCTCCGGGCTCACTGCGGACCAGATGCGGCAGTGTGTCATCGCCTACGAGCCAGTATGGGCCATCGGAACGGGGGAGAACGCCACTCCCGAGCAGGCCGAGGAGGTCCAGTCCGAAATCCGCCGCCTTCTTGGGGAGCGATTCGGGAAGGACGTTGCAGATTCGGTGCGAATTCAGTACGGTGGAAGTGTCAAGGCGGCGATTGCAGGAGATATATTCCGGCAGCCCAATGTGGACGGTGGCCTGATCGGCGGCGCAAGCCTCAAGGCCGATGAGTTTCTGGGGATTGTTGCGGCCGCCCAAAAGGTCAAAGTGGGGACCTGATGTGGCGAGAAACGCGGTGAGGATATGAAGTTTCTTATTCTGATATTACTGGTCCTGACGGCCATTTTCATGATCCTGCTGGTGCTCATTCAGCGGGGGCGCGGCGGTGGACTGGCTGGTGCCTTCGGGGGCCTCGGTGGCCAGAGCGCATTTGGTGCCAAGGCGGGGGATACCTTCACACGCATCACGATTGGGGTGGCTGCCTTCTGGATCTGCCTTTGCATCCTCAGTCACCTGTATTTCCGATGGACGCATCGGTCCCGGCTTGATTTGGGACCCACGGCTCCGACGGTCACGAATTCAGCCCCTCTGGAGCCGACAACACTTCCCGAGCCGTCCGGGCAGGGGACAGGAGGGGCTACGGACAATCCCACGAGCAGCGCTCCGGTCGCTCCGACGCCGCAGTAGATCGTCACTGGCGCAGCGGGTCTTTCCCGCTCGGACTTCCTTTTTAAGCGACGTTATCGTGTTCTTTTGAGTTGCCCAACGCAGAAGGCTGTGCCGCTTCGCAACTCCGGGGCTAGAATGAGCGATCGTGGAGGGAAGTGACCGCCGCAAAGCGGGCATTGATTCGGAATGCGGAGGCATCCCCGTTGCTTTGCAGCATGACCGGTTTCGGCGAAGCCCGATTGCAGAAGGACGAGACGTCCTTTCGGGTGGAAATCCGCGCGGTCAACAATCGATTCCTGAAAATATCGATTCGCTGCAACGAAGATCTGCCCGCGGCCGCGGAGAATGAGATCGAAAATCTGGTTCGGAAGTACATTCGTCGCGGCACGGTGCAGGTAGCGCTGTTCCTGGATCGGCAACCGCGGCCTGGAGACTATCGGATCAATACCCAGGTTTTGCTGGGGTATTACCGTCAGGTGGAAGCTGCCGCCTTGGATGCCGGTTTAACGCCGCCTTCCGGCATCGAGCCGTTTCTGGTGCTTCCCGGCATTGTGAGTGAGCTGGTTGATCCCTCCGCCTATGTTGCGGAAATTCTTCCCTCACTCCTCACGGTGATCGCACAGGCCCTGGAGCAACTCCAGGCGATGCGCATTCGCGAGGGCCACGCGATGGCTGCGGATATGCGGGCAACGTGCCTGCGGATCTACTCCCTCAGCGAAGAGGTGGAGCAGCGGGCGCCCATGGTCGTCGAGAATTATCGGCAACGGCTCCAGGAGAGGATGACCCGATTGCTGGGGGAAGCAGCAGAGGTTCTGAAGCCGGAAGACATTTTGAAGGAAGCGGGACTTTTCGCGGAACGGGCGGACATCTCGGAAGAGATCGTTCGCCTGCGCAGCCACGTTCAGCAGTTCCTCTCCGTGTTGGAGAGTCCCGGGGAAGAACCCCCCGGCCGACGTCTGGAATTCCTTACCCAGGAGATGTTCCGCGAAATCAATACCATGGGCGCCAAGGCCAATGATGCCGAAATCAGTCGTTGTGTGGTGGATATGAAGACCCAGGTGGAACGGCTGCGGGAAATGGTCCAAAATGTCGAATGACCGTCCTTTACAAGGGCCGGAAAACCGACCCGGACGCATTGTCATCCTTTCCGGGCCATCGGGGGTGGGCAAGACCACGGTGGCCAATCGGCTGCTGGCAGAATCCCCGGTGCCTCTCGTGAGAAGTGTGTCGGCCACCACGCGGCCTCGTCGCCCGGAGGAAATCGATGGGGTTCATTACCGCTTCTTCACCCCGGAAGAATTCGAGCGGCTCCGCCAGGCCGGGGCCTTTCTGGAGTGCTTCCAGGTGTTCGATGACGGCCACTGGTACGGCACCTTGAAAGAACCAATCCTTTCCGCATTACAATCGGGTAAATGGGTGCTGCTGGTCATTGATGTCCGTGGGGCACTGACTGTTCAGGAGCAATTCCCTGATGCCGTGAGCATCTTTCTGCTCCCCACCAGTTGGGAAGAGCTGGAACAACGCCTGCGCGGACGGGGTACGGAACCGGAAGAAGTTGTGCGACTGCGATTGGAAAGGGCGGCCGAGGAGTTGCGACTTTCCGAGCGGTACCGTTACCGCGTGGTGAACGATCGACTGGAAGACACCGTTCGTGCCATTTGTGACATCCTGAGGAAAGAAGCAGGAATCACCGCAGACGTGGGTGAATCCGGTCAGCCAGTACTCTCTCAGTCGGAAACAGGAGGCGAGCGCCATGTACGAGGAACTGAAAGATGATGCCCTGATCGACAAGGTGGGAGGCCGTTTCAAGCTCTCCACCCTCATTCAAAAGCGGCTGGTGGCGCTGATGAAAGGGGCCCCGCCGCTTGTCGATCTGGACACCAAAGATCGCATCCAGATTGTGCTTCGCGAAATTATGGAGGATAAGATCTATCTCGACTTGGGCGGCAACGTGCGCACTGTCGCCGACCGATCCGATCAACCGCCACCCAGCTTGAGCTCCTTATGAAAGGGCGTGAGATTGTCATCGGCGTAACAGGGGGGATCGCGGCCTATAAGACGGCGGCCCTGGTGAGCCGTCTCGTGCAGGCCGGCGCCGGTGTCACGGTTATCATGACGCAGGCCGCGACCCAGCTCGTTGCGCCGAAAACATTCGAGGCGCTGACAGGTCGGCCCGTGGCGCTCGATATGTGGGCTCCCCTGAGCGCCCATCCCCATATCGACCTGGCAGAAAAGGCCGAGATTCTCTGTGTGGCACCGGCGACGGCCAACTTTCTGGCCAAGGCTGCCTGCGGACTCGCCGACGATTTGCTCTCCACGACGGTTCTGGCGTTCGCCGGTCCCGTTGTGATCGCCCCCGCCATGAACACCCGAATGTGGCAGAAACCCGCCGTTCAGCGAAATGTTCAGCGGCTGCGAGAGGATGGTTTCATTCTCATCGACCCGGAGGAGGGCTACCTCAGTTGTGGCATGACCGGCCCGGGTAGGATGGCCGAGCCGGAGACGATCTTCCAGCGTCTGAAAGCCATTCTGGAAGAAATGTCTGGCCCGCCAGCGGAGTCCGGCTGATCTTTCCTATCGGGTCACGACTCGTCTTTTCAGCTTTTTTGGTGACCGCGATGAGCCGCGCCGTTTGGCCTTTCGGGTTCGCGGCCGTATAATTTAGGTATCAACGGTACGAAATACTCTGGATTTGTAAGAAATGTTTTTTGAGGCTAGTTAGAAAGCGGTCCTGGTTTGTTCTGCTCACACCGGCGGTTGATTTTCCCGCTTCCTGCTGTTTCCACTGGCGAGAGAGGTAGTCCCATGACCGGTTTGGTTCGCATTTCTGAAGCCGCGTCTCTGGCGCTTCATGCACTGGGGGTGATGGCGCGTTCCCCGCAGCGGTGGACCACGGAGCGCCTCGCGGAGGTTCTCCGTGCTTCAACGCATCATCTTGCCAAGGTCATGCAGCGTCTTGTCAAGGCGGGGCTGTTGCGTTCCGTGCGGGGGCCTCATGGCGGTTTTGAATTGACACGACCCCCTGAAGAGATCACCCTTGCTGAGATTTATCAGGCCATCGAGGGTCCACTTCCCACGGCGGGTTGTCTCCTGGGAGAACCGATCTGCCGAAATGGAGCGGCGAACTGCATGCTGGGCGATTTGGTCAACATGGTCCACCGCGAGGTGCACGACTATCTCTCCCGCACCACGCTTCAACGAATGGCTCAGGCCCTGGACCTAATCACCATTCCCACACCCGGCGATAGCGTTTCCCAGCCCCTCGACCCACCCTGTCATCTCACGTCCCTGAGCTGAACCGGGTCGCCACTGACTGCCGCTGCTGTGGGCGAGTCTTGAACTTCCGGAATTACGCCCGATTCGCTGGTCGAATGATTGATCCGCCAGTCGGGGCGATTCTCAAATGGCCCCTCTTCGAGCTTTGATCGACTCGTCCGCGTTCGAGGTGCAGTCCGTGCGATTGAACGTTTGTCCTTACCACCCGAGATTACCAACGGTTAACGTGCGGGTGAATTTCGCCGAAAATTCGCCTTGACCGTCTTCTCCAGTGGGTGCTATATTGCGGCGTCTCGCCGGAGAGGCGTGTTTCTTGACCCACTCTGTTCTCCATGCGCTCGGTTACAGGAGGGACCGACATGCAAGGAAAGGAATTCCAATTCGCAGGGAAGCGTCACATTCGATGGAAACTCGTCCTGGGGGTTCTCGGAATTGTCGGCGCGGCAGTAGCCATTCGATGGTTCTGGGGAAGTGAACGGGCGACAGCGCAGGCTCCCGGCCCCGGTTCCGCAAGCACCGCACGTTCAACCCCCGAGGCCATTCCTGCTCCCGCTCCGCGCGGAAATTCAGGCGCGTCCCAGGCACCAGGTGCCTCCGGCGCTGTCACCTCACAACCGAGCCAGCCGCAGATCGTGGCGGTGGTTAATGGGGAACCCATCACCCGCGACGAACTGCGTCGGGAATGCCTCCGCCGGTATGGCGAAGAAGTTCTGGAAAGCGTGGTGAACAAGTATCTCATCATGGAGGAGTGCCAGCGCCGCGGAATCACCGTGACGGCCGAAGAAATCGACGCCGAGATCACGCGGATGGCCACCCGATTCGGCATGCCCGTCGAAGCCTGGCTGAAACTCCTCAAGGACGAGCGGGGCATCAAGCCCGAGCAATATCGCCGCGATATCATCTGGCCGATGCTGGCCCTGAGAAAACTGGCTGGACAAAAACTCCTCGTAACGCCGGAGGAACTGCAACGGGAATTTGAGAGTCGCTATGGCCCGGCCGTCAAAGCACGGATGATTGTCGTCAGTCGGCGGGACCTGGCGGAACGCCTGCGGAACGAGGCGGTTGCCCATCCAGACCAGTTCGGCGACCTGGCCAAGCAGTATTCGGAAGACGCGGCCAGCGCAAGCCTTAAGGGACTCATCCAGCCGATCCGCAAACATGTCGGGCAGAAAGAAATTGAAGACGTGGCGTTCGGCCTCAAGCCGGGAGAAATTTCCCCGGTCATTCCCGTGGCCAATCAATTTGTCATTTTGAAGTGCGAGGACCAGCTTCCCGCTGTGAAAGTCCGCCTGGAAGACGTGCGGGCGGAGCTGGAAGAAATGGCCCGCGACGCCAAACTGCGGACGGTTGCCCAGGAAATCTTTCAGGAGCTTCAGAAGCGGGCCCAGGTGGTCAACGTCCTCAACGATCCTCAAAAGCGTCAGCAGATGCCCGGCGTGGCTGCTCT
This is a stretch of genomic DNA from Thermogutta terrifontis. It encodes these proteins:
- a CDS encoding peptidylprolyl isomerase encodes the protein MQGKEFQFAGKRHIRWKLVLGVLGIVGAAVAIRWFWGSERATAQAPGPGSASTARSTPEAIPAPAPRGNSGASQAPGASGAVTSQPSQPQIVAVVNGEPITRDELRRECLRRYGEEVLESVVNKYLIMEECQRRGITVTAEEIDAEITRMATRFGMPVEAWLKLLKDERGIKPEQYRRDIIWPMLALRKLAGQKLLVTPEELQREFESRYGPAVKARMIVVSRRDLAERLRNEAVAHPDQFGDLAKQYSEDAASASLKGLIQPIRKHVGQKEIEDVAFGLKPGEISPVIPVANQFVILKCEDQLPAVKVRLEDVRAELEEMARDAKLRTVAQEIFQELQKRAQVVNVLNDPQKRQQMPGVAALINGRPIRLEDLGEICIDRHGEEVLELTINRKLIEQACKKRGITITDADVEAEIARLASQNLPPRADGKPDVERWVDMICEQQKITPEIYRHDLVWPTVALKKLVNADVQVTDEDLKKAFEANYGPRVRCRAIVLNNLRRAQQVWEKARANPTEENFADLAEQYSIDPATRALRGEVAPIQKHGGQPNLEEEAFSLKPGEISGIIQVGPETYVILYCLGFTKPVDVDFASVKDILTEDIREKKLRLAMADYFDKLRAAATIDNFLAGTTQSPNLTRRAAGMESTVR
- the tpiA gene encoding triose-phosphate isomerase: MRRPFVAGNWKMHMDRASAVALAEAVAEGAGAYPGVDVAVCPPFVYLEAVAQALVGSPVALGAQNLYPEPKGAYTGEISGPMLKDMGCRYVILGHSERRAMGESSEFVNEKVFAALECGLQPIICVGETLRQRKEGKTLAVVRRQIDGSLSGLTADQMRQCVIAYEPVWAIGTGENATPEQAEEVQSEIRRLLGERFGKDVADSVRIQYGGSVKAAIAGDIFRQPNVDGGLIGGASLKADEFLGIVAAAQKVKVGT
- a CDS encoding RrF2 family transcriptional regulator, whose amino-acid sequence is MTGLVRISEAASLALHALGVMARSPQRWTTERLAEVLRASTHHLAKVMQRLVKAGLLRSVRGPHGGFELTRPPEEITLAEIYQAIEGPLPTAGCLLGEPICRNGAANCMLGDLVNMVHREVHDYLSRTTLQRMAQALDLITIPTPGDSVSQPLDPPCHLTSLS
- the gmk gene encoding guanylate kinase — encoded protein: MSNDRPLQGPENRPGRIVILSGPSGVGKTTVANRLLAESPVPLVRSVSATTRPRRPEEIDGVHYRFFTPEEFERLRQAGAFLECFQVFDDGHWYGTLKEPILSALQSGKWVLLVIDVRGALTVQEQFPDAVSIFLLPTSWEELEQRLRGRGTEPEEVVRLRLERAAEELRLSERYRYRVVNDRLEDTVRAICDILRKEAGITADVGESGQPVLSQSETGGERHVRGTER
- a CDS encoding DNA-directed RNA polymerase subunit omega, which codes for MYEELKDDALIDKVGGRFKLSTLIQKRLVALMKGAPPLVDLDTKDRIQIVLREIMEDKIYLDLGGNVRTVADRSDQPPPSLSSL
- a CDS encoding carboxy terminal-processing peptidase yields the protein MRLSQRSYSRVPLILLWTGLLVLVSSISACGDPAGPRAQDRYIARTIAIRLPQGHLTKHPLDEEISRRAFKLFLKSLDPMKLYFYQSDVDRFAEKQDQWATLLKSGDISPAYEIFSVFLKRVDERVATALEILQQPLDFTQDEEIIRDPDLLTYPKTPAEAHDRWRKRIKLDLLVLKADKETSGPAAIEKLQRRYTSFAKRIHQTDEDELLETYLSAICEAYDPHTSYMSPETLENFDITMKLELEGIGAALQSEDGYVVVKRIIPGGAAAKDGRLKVDDKIIGVGQGEDGEIVDVVDMKLSDVVQLIRGKRGTVVRLEVLPADGSPKRIITITREKIELKDSEAKGQVFEVGQKPDGKPYRIGVIDLPSFYMDMSGARLGIPEFRSTTRDVRRILDSFTQQGVDGVILDLRRNGGGSLQEAINLTGLFIESGPIVQVKDSAGRVMVYDDEDTSVAWRGPLIVLISKFSASASEILAGAIQDYRRGLIVGDHSTHGKGTVQSLIDLGQELFRLPNAPKLGALKLTIQQFYRPDGDSTQNRGVLADIELPSLTNHLEGIAESDLDYALPFDRIQPAKYQVYPDVNSAVVDFLKKRSEERVNNSPDFQKVKQDIERYLAQRQKKTVPLQEEKFMAQVKELNADKEEEKRLRALDEGSEEGIKRDYYLEEVFQIMTDYLQQRVVAQAR
- a CDS encoding YicC/YloC family endoribonuclease — its product is MTAAKRALIRNAEASPLLCSMTGFGEARLQKDETSFRVEIRAVNNRFLKISIRCNEDLPAAAENEIENLVRKYIRRGTVQVALFLDRQPRPGDYRINTQVLLGYYRQVEAAALDAGLTPPSGIEPFLVLPGIVSELVDPSAYVAEILPSLLTVIAQALEQLQAMRIREGHAMAADMRATCLRIYSLSEEVEQRAPMVVENYRQRLQERMTRLLGEAAEVLKPEDILKEAGLFAERADISEEIVRLRSHVQQFLSVLESPGEEPPGRRLEFLTQEMFREINTMGAKANDAEISRCVVDMKTQVERLREMVQNVE
- the secG gene encoding preprotein translocase subunit SecG, which produces MKFLILILLVLTAIFMILLVLIQRGRGGGLAGAFGGLGGQSAFGAKAGDTFTRITIGVAAFWICLCILSHLYFRWTHRSRLDLGPTAPTVTNSAPLEPTTLPEPSGQGTGGATDNPTSSAPVAPTPQ
- the coaBC gene encoding bifunctional phosphopantothenoylcysteine decarboxylase/phosphopantothenate--cysteine ligase CoaBC, encoding MKGREIVIGVTGGIAAYKTAALVSRLVQAGAGVTVIMTQAATQLVAPKTFEALTGRPVALDMWAPLSAHPHIDLAEKAEILCVAPATANFLAKAACGLADDLLSTTVLAFAGPVVIAPAMNTRMWQKPAVQRNVQRLREDGFILIDPEEGYLSCGMTGPGRMAEPETIFQRLKAILEEMSGPPAESG